The Vibrio nitrifigilis genome window below encodes:
- a CDS encoding YchJ family metal-binding protein: MTLCYCCSGLTYAQCCEPIHNDHAKAEKPEQLMRARYSAHVLGLVDFVVNTYHSSCDAEQQRESIAESINSDWRQLEVLSVENSPNQDEGFVHFKAHFADHNQTYCLEEKSRFVREHGLWYYIDGEFPQHQPSTKIGRNDPCPCGSGKKYKKCCGK; the protein is encoded by the coding sequence ATGACCCTATGCTATTGTTGCTCTGGCCTAACCTACGCTCAGTGCTGCGAACCTATTCATAACGACCATGCTAAGGCCGAAAAACCGGAACAGTTAATGCGCGCTCGCTATAGTGCTCACGTACTCGGTTTAGTCGACTTCGTTGTTAATACCTACCACTCATCATGTGACGCTGAACAGCAACGTGAGAGCATTGCTGAATCAATCAATAGTGATTGGCGCCAGCTAGAAGTGCTGTCAGTCGAAAATAGCCCAAACCAAGATGAAGGCTTTGTCCATTTTAAAGCGCATTTTGCCGATCATAACCAAACTTATTGCTTAGAAGAAAAATCCCGCTTTGTACGAGAACATGGGCTCTGGTATTACATAGATGGTGAATTTCCTCAACACCAACCAAGCACAAAGATTGGACGCAACGATCCCTGCCCTTGTGGTAGTGGCAAGAAATATAAAAAGTGTTGTGGTAAGTAG
- a CDS encoding DUF2057 family protein: MSKTASLLLALSIGIPFTAMADVTLQIPEDVDVLAINSHQPEKSSGLFGSDEETLKDGLNQIVFKYSPSFMVGTDLKQAYSDVYVAKLDAKDTKLSFKLPDYKSINDAREHIDNMQWSLVDSQGNNVVIAQDKLKKNGIQLGRDYVAEVKEYNLNGGVAAMSTVLVIASQTQPVTKASSTSTKVTQAPESNMSVSNLNQLKAWYKKSSQQERKAFRKWIIDQE; the protein is encoded by the coding sequence ATGAGTAAGACGGCGTCATTGCTATTAGCATTATCTATTGGAATCCCATTCACGGCGATGGCCGATGTTACCCTGCAAATTCCAGAGGATGTTGATGTTTTAGCTATTAACTCTCATCAACCTGAAAAGTCTTCAGGCCTTTTTGGTTCTGATGAAGAAACGCTTAAAGATGGACTCAATCAAATTGTCTTCAAATATTCCCCGTCTTTTATGGTTGGTACAGATTTAAAACAGGCATACAGTGATGTGTATGTTGCAAAGCTAGATGCTAAAGATACTAAACTAAGCTTTAAACTACCTGATTATAAATCTATTAATGACGCTCGTGAACATATTGACAATATGCAATGGTCGTTAGTTGATAGCCAGGGTAATAATGTTGTTATTGCTCAGGACAAATTGAAAAAGAATGGTATTCAACTCGGTCGGGACTATGTGGCTGAAGTCAAAGAGTATAATTTGAATGGTGGCGTTGCAGCCATGAGCACGGTATTAGTGATTGCTAGCCAAACCCAACCTGTTACAAAAGCGTCATCTACATCAACAAAAGTGACTCAAGCTCCAGAAAGTAATATGAGTGTATCTAATCTCAATCAATTAAAAGCTTGGTACAAAAAGTCTTCACAGCAAGAACGAAAAGCTTTCCGCAAATGGATTATCGATCAAGAGTAA
- the dinG gene encoding ATP-dependent DNA helicase DinG, which translates to MLSPNVQKSIRNSYQNLQAQLDNFVPRRAQNYLVAEIAKSLSGSYHKTNRMLVAEAGTGIGKSLSYLMGAIPVAIANNRKVVISTATVALQEQLLNKDLPLFRRITDLNFSFIVAKGRQRYCCAEKLASAAGVDGGQMAMFEIKPKQADIELLQKLYHELAQQRWDGDRDSWPDPIDDAIWQLIVSDKHTCNHSFAAHRHCPFQKARAELDKNDVIIANHSLVMSDANLGGGVILPEPENTIYVFDEAHHLPHVARDHSSASATLKGAASWLEKLNQSLAKFSNLADEKRVSRFRNQAQESFQQLIPTLSQLPNRFNIEGFEEGVFRFENGELPDWLEEQAKELKRDSQKANQAVSKIADLIAERVKEGELSSRLAEPALTELGFYIQRLENLQQVWALMAEVVPDKAAPLARWLEVSPERDRDFIVNVAPLEIGWQLDQQLWSRCIGAVLVSATMRALNSFHYFCRQAGISEKEEDGVQFLALASPFDYKQQAELLIPKMDYEPAAPQFTQYLSQRLEHFIEPNKANLVLFSSYWQMKEVAEYITPICKSKGWTLQLQGTKSRNEILKKHKNLIKKQKTSVLFGTGSFSEGLDLPGELLENLVITKIPFAVPTSPVEQAHAEYIQNRGGNPFMQITVPEASKKLIQSVGRLLRKERDSGRVVILDRRIVSKRYGKQLLDSLPPFKRNIEY; encoded by the coding sequence ATGCTTAGCCCAAACGTTCAAAAATCCATACGAAATAGCTATCAAAACCTGCAAGCACAACTCGATAATTTTGTACCTCGCCGAGCACAAAACTATTTGGTGGCTGAAATTGCCAAAAGTTTGAGTGGTAGCTACCACAAAACGAATCGTATGTTAGTGGCTGAAGCGGGTACAGGGATTGGTAAATCGTTGTCTTACCTCATGGGGGCGATTCCAGTTGCGATCGCTAATAATCGCAAAGTGGTCATTTCTACAGCTACGGTTGCGCTTCAAGAACAGCTTCTTAATAAAGATCTCCCACTCTTTCGCCGCATTACCGATTTAAATTTCTCTTTTATCGTGGCCAAAGGACGACAACGTTACTGCTGCGCAGAAAAGCTTGCCTCTGCTGCCGGAGTTGATGGTGGCCAAATGGCCATGTTTGAAATCAAACCCAAACAAGCCGATATCGAGTTACTGCAAAAGCTCTATCACGAATTAGCTCAGCAGCGTTGGGACGGCGATAGAGACTCTTGGCCAGACCCGATAGATGATGCTATCTGGCAATTGATCGTTAGTGATAAGCACACGTGTAATCATAGTTTTGCAGCTCACCGTCACTGCCCCTTTCAGAAAGCTCGTGCGGAATTAGATAAAAATGATGTCATTATTGCCAACCATAGCCTAGTCATGTCTGATGCTAACCTCGGTGGCGGTGTCATTTTACCAGAACCAGAGAACACCATTTATGTATTTGATGAAGCGCATCATTTACCTCATGTTGCTCGCGATCACTCTTCTGCATCAGCAACATTAAAGGGAGCGGCAAGTTGGCTAGAGAAGCTTAACCAGTCATTGGCTAAATTTTCTAATTTGGCTGACGAAAAACGTGTATCTCGCTTTCGCAATCAAGCTCAAGAAAGCTTCCAGCAATTGATACCAACACTCTCGCAATTACCAAATCGCTTTAATATCGAGGGATTTGAAGAAGGCGTGTTTCGCTTTGAAAACGGTGAACTCCCCGATTGGTTAGAAGAACAAGCGAAAGAACTAAAACGCGACAGTCAAAAAGCCAATCAAGCAGTATCGAAAATTGCCGATTTAATCGCAGAAAGAGTAAAAGAGGGGGAATTATCGTCTCGTCTCGCGGAACCCGCTTTAACAGAGCTCGGATTTTATATTCAACGCTTGGAAAACTTGCAGCAAGTTTGGGCCTTAATGGCAGAGGTAGTACCTGATAAAGCCGCACCTTTAGCACGTTGGTTAGAGGTAAGTCCGGAGCGTGATCGTGACTTCATTGTTAATGTCGCTCCCCTTGAAATAGGTTGGCAGTTAGACCAACAACTGTGGAGCCGATGCATTGGCGCCGTTTTGGTATCAGCCACGATGCGAGCACTTAACTCTTTTCATTATTTCTGTCGCCAAGCTGGGATCAGTGAAAAAGAAGAAGACGGTGTTCAATTTTTAGCGCTTGCCTCACCGTTTGACTATAAACAGCAGGCAGAGTTACTGATTCCTAAAATGGATTATGAGCCAGCAGCACCGCAATTTACTCAGTATTTGTCGCAACGCTTAGAACACTTTATCGAGCCCAATAAAGCCAACCTGGTGCTCTTTTCATCTTATTGGCAAATGAAAGAAGTCGCTGAATACATCACACCCATTTGTAAAAGCAAGGGGTGGACGCTACAACTTCAAGGAACAAAGTCACGTAATGAAATTCTAAAAAAACATAAAAATCTAATCAAAAAGCAAAAAACTAGTGTTTTATTTGGCACAGGAAGCTTTTCTGAGGGATTAGACTTACCTGGTGAGTTATTGGAAAACTTGGTGATCACAAAAATTCCGTTTGCAGTTCCGACATCACCAGTAGAACAAGCACATGCTGAATATATTCAAAATCGCGGTGGCAACCCGTTTATGCAGATTACCGTTCCTGAAGCCAGTA
- a CDS encoding porin translates to MKKTLLALAVLASVAGTANAAEILKTDSASVDFYGQLREELKQIDYDDGAKSTDTSTTLKSGSSRAGVTAAYALTDDLKALASVEFGIGQSNSGDNRKHWIGISSDKYGTLTLGKQSIITDDVWGVENDWIGYGYSVLPEASGYDMNWTQNAELRYDVEGDAGWLKVAYGYDNGNEDPTTAELYLGTTVGSFDIYGGVGYQEDKTSSTSTANKTFTGTDNATYTVATTTTSVSDTELKHGMLTVNYNGDGWNLGTTYWHAEVKDNDANTKLTSDSYVVAGAYSITKKTSLYGGYEYINDFQSEGNTYNNVYGGVLYQYASWTKLYAETGYTDSDVTNSDSYYGVGVRVYW, encoded by the coding sequence ATGAAAAAGACTCTTTTAGCACTAGCAGTGCTTGCATCAGTAGCTGGGACTGCTAATGCAGCTGAGATTTTAAAAACAGATTCTGCATCAGTAGACTTCTACGGTCAATTGCGTGAAGAACTTAAACAAATCGACTACGATGATGGCGCAAAAAGTACTGACACTTCAACCACGTTGAAATCAGGTTCTTCTCGTGCTGGTGTTACAGCAGCATACGCGCTTACTGATGATCTTAAAGCTCTAGCATCAGTAGAGTTCGGTATCGGCCAATCTAACAGTGGCGACAACCGTAAACACTGGATCGGTATTTCTTCTGATAAATACGGTACTCTAACTCTAGGTAAACAAAGCATCATCACTGATGACGTTTGGGGTGTTGAAAACGACTGGATAGGTTACGGTTACAGTGTACTTCCAGAAGCATCTGGTTACGACATGAACTGGACTCAAAACGCTGAACTTCGCTACGACGTTGAAGGCGACGCTGGCTGGTTAAAAGTTGCTTACGGTTATGACAACGGTAACGAAGACCCAACTACTGCTGAATTGTACCTAGGTACTACAGTAGGTAGCTTCGACATCTACGGTGGTGTTGGTTACCAAGAAGACAAAACGTCTTCAACTTCTACTGCAAACAAAACGTTCACTGGCACAGATAACGCTACTTACACTGTTGCTACAACAACAACATCAGTTAGTGACACTGAACTTAAACACGGTATGTTGACTGTTAACTACAATGGCGACGGCTGGAACTTAGGTACTACTTACTGGCACGCAGAAGTTAAAGACAACGATGCTAACACTAAGTTGACTTCAGACTCTTACGTTGTTGCTGGTGCTTACAGCATCACTAAGAAAACTTCTTTATACGGTGGTTACGAATACATCAACGACTTCCAATCAGAAGGCAACACATACAATAACGTATACGGCGGTGTTTTATACCAATACGCAAGCTGGACTAAACTATACGCAGAAACTGGTTACACAGATTCAGACGTTACAAACAGCGACAGCTACTACGGTGTAGGTGTACGTGTATACTGGTAA